Below is a window of bacterium HR17 DNA.
GCCGTCCGCCAAGCCAACCAAGCCGTCAACCGCTTGCTGGCGATGGGCATTCCGCAGAGGCTGATTGAGGTAGACATCGGCGATTTGCCGTCGCCGTCAACGGGCACGGCGGTGCTGATTGTGGTGGAAACGGAGACAGGCGTTGCGGGCTTTTCGGCGTTGGGCGAAAAGGGCAAACCCGCTGAGCGCGTCGCCGACGAAGCCGTTGACGCTTTCACCGCTCACTGGCGCACGGACGCACCGGTTGACCCGCATCTAGCCGACCAACTGGTGCTTTTCATGGCGTTGGCGGACGGACATTCAGCCATCCGCACCAGCACCTTGACTTTACACACCGCCACGCACATTTGGCTCATTGAGCAATTTTTGCCCGTGCGCTTTCATCTGTTAGGGGCGAGAGACGAACCGGCGACCATTAGCGTTGAGGGTGTCGGTTGGTTGCGCCAAAATTGAAGCGTCATTCTTCAACCCTGCAGATGCAGGTGAACCGTCATGACGGGCAGAACGACCGACGACACGCATCCAAAGGGGGTGAGGGTGTTCTCAGCGCCCGATGGGCTCTTGAGCCAACCCGTTTTGGTGCTCAACCGCAACTTTGAGCCGCTGAATGTCGTGCCTGTCCGTCGCGCCCTCGTCCTGCTGCTGAAAGGCAAGGCGGAACTTATCAAACCGGCGGACGGTATTTCCTTGCGCGCTGCCCGTGAGACGCTGCCTGTCCCTTCGGTCGTGCGGTTGATGGTTTACGCTCATCGTCCCCCTGCCCGTGTGCGGCTCAATCGGCGTAGCATCTTGTTGCGCGACGATTTTACCTGCCAATACTGCGGCTATCGGGGTCCGGGCTTGACGGTTGACCATGTCGTTCCCCGCGACCGAGGCGGTAAAACCGATTGGGACAACTTGGTCGCGTGTTGCACCCGTTGCAACGCCAAAAAGGGCAACCGCACGCCCGAAGAGGCAGGCATGACCCTGCGTAAGCGCCCCCGCAAACCAGCCTATTTGCCCTACATGGGCTACGCCAAACTGATGCAAGCGCTCCGCAATCCCGACTGGCATGACTTTTTCCGCCCGTTCGTGCGGGAGTGACCCGTTGCGGCGCTTGCGGGCACGCGCCTACCCCGCCACTTGAACGAAACAAATTTTTGAAAGGAGCGAAATGCGGTGCGGTTGGTGCAGTTTCACCTGCCGGCGAAAGGCAAACGGGTCGGCATCGTGGACGGCACAACGGTTGTAGACATCACAGACGAAGCCGTCTCTGTGCTGGCGCTGGTAGAGACGGCGCTCAGCCAAAATCGCAGTGTGGAAGACATCGCCGAAACAGCGTTCCAGCGCGCCCGCCAACGCGGCGCAGAAACGGTCGCATGGTCAGCGCTGCAAAACCCGCCTGAACCTGATAAACCTCACTTGCTGTTGCCGATAGATGCGCCCGAAATCTGGGGCGCTGGCGTCACTTACAAACGCAGCGCCGAAGAGCGTGACGAGGACAGCCGCACGGACATTTACACCCGCGTTTACTTCAGCGAACGCCCTGAGTTGTTTTTCAAGGCGACTGTGCCCCGTTGTGCTCCGCCCTTTGGCGCCGTTTGTATCCGCAGCGACTCCACCTTCACAGCGACGGAGCCCGAAGTCGCTGTCGTCATCGGTGCGGACAACACGCCCATCGCCTTCACCCTCTGTAACGATGTGAGCGCGTGGGACATTGAGCGTGAAAACCCGCTCTATCTGCCCCAGTCCAAAATCTACCGAGGCTGCTGCTCCTTCGGACCGATGCTGGTGACAGAGAGGCAAATCGGCGACCCTTACGCCATTGAAGTGACCTGTCGCATCATCCGCAACGGTGCGGTAATTTTTGAGGGCAAAGCGTCCACCGCGCAAATGAACCGTCGTTTTGACGACCTGATTGCCTTTTTGCGCCGGGACAACCCCGTGCCCGTCGGGACAGTGCTGACGACAGGCACAGGCATCATGCCGCCACCCGAAGCAGCCTTGCGGGACGGCGACATCGTGGAGATTGAAAGCCCGCAGTTGGGCAAACTTGTCAACCCCGTGCGCAAGTTGTGAGGCTCGCAGGGAAAGCCGCAACCGCCGCCGATGCGATGGAGGCGCCAAGCAAGTTGCGGGCAAAATTGCACCATCGCTGGGATCTGTCGGTAGACGACGCGAAGCGGCTGCAGTGGGAACTGTCGGCGCAAGTCATGGAGGACGACGCGTTACCTGAAACGGTGCGCTATGTCGCTGGCGCTGATGTCCATCCTGCCGGCAGCGACCGCATGCATGCGGTCGTTTGCGTGCTGACCTTTCCTGACCTGCAACTGGTGGAGGTCGCGCACGCCGTCGTGCCCGTCACCTTCCCGTATGTGCCGGGCTTGCTGGCGTTCCGTGAAAGCCCGGCGGTGCTGGCAGCCTTTGAGCAGTTGCGCCATGACCCGGATGTGGCGTTGTTTGATGCGCAAGGGCGTGCCCATCCGCGCCACTTCGGCTTAGCCTGCCACATGGGCGTTTTGCTGGACTTACCGTCCATCGGGTGTGCCAAAAGCCGCCTTTATGGGCGTGCTGACGAACCGCCCCATGAGCGCGGAGCGATGACGCCGTTGATTGACCCTGTAGATGGACGCATCTTGGGCATGGTTGTGCGGACGAAACCGTTTACCCCACCCGTTTACGTCTCCGTCGGGCACAAAGTTTCGTTGGAGACCGCTGTGCAATTTGTCTTGCGGTGCACAAAAGATGGGCAACGGTTGCCCGAACCGCTGCGGTTAGCCCACTTCCATGCCCGTCAGCGCCCGCCTGAATCCCCGACGGCGCAACACACGCTGTTTTAACCCCTGTCACGCCCCGGTGCTTTCCACCCGCCAGCGCACCACGGCGTCGGTCATTCGGGCGACTTGCACCATTTCGCGGACATCGTGCACCCGAACGATGTCGGCGCCGTTGGCGATGGCGATGGCGATGGTCGCCGCCGTGCCCCAAACGCGTTGAGCGGGCGTTTCTATGCCCAGCACTTTACCGATGAAACTTTTGCGCGAGGTGCCGATGAGGACTGGGTAACCCAACGCCCGAATTTCCTGCAAGCGCCGCAAGATCTCCAAGTTGTGGGCGACCGTTTTGCCGAACCCTATGCCAGGGTCAACGATGATGCGGTCGCGGGGCAATCCGGCTTGCTGCGCCACCGCCGCTTGCCGTTCCAGAAACTCCGCAATTTCCCGAACGCAATCGGAGTAGGTGGGGTTGAGTTGCATCCTTTGGGGTGTCCCTTGCATGTGCATGATGACGACAGCGGGACGGTAGGCGGCAACGACTTCCAGCATCCCCGGTTGCCGCAGCCCAAAGATGTCGTTGACGATGCATGCCCCTGCGTCCAGCGCCTGTTGGGCGACGACGGGTTTGTAGGTGTCCACCGAGATGGGCACCGGAAAGCCCGTCGCCGCAAGGCGTTCCAAGACGGGCAAAATACGGCGCAACTCTTCGTCAACGCTGACGGGTTGCGACCCGGGTCGGGTGGATTCACCGCCGATGTCCACGATGTCGGCACCGTCTTCCACGAGTCGCCATGCCCGCTGTGCGGCAGCCTCTGGGTCAAGCACGCTGTCGCCCGAAAACGAATCGGGCGTCACATTGACGATGCCCATCACCAGCGTCCGTTCGCCCAACGGCAACGCGTGTCGGGAGCAACAGCGCCACATCGGACCGCTCACCCCACCAGGGCACTCTCCTACCCTGCCAAGAGGGCTTTCAAATGTTCAGCGCCGCGCTGCAGCACTGTGGGGCGTTCTTCCGGCGCAAACTTGCCGAGGCTTTCGTCTTCAATGCACAAAGTGCGGTCGTAACCCGCCGCCTGCAGGAGCGCAACGACGCGCTGGTGGTCAATATCACCGTCAGGAATGGGGCAGACATAGCGCCCATACTCGTAGCCGATAGGGCGTTGTTGTTCCCGCAGGTCGGGCGGGTAGGCGATGTTTTTGACATGGGTGTGCTTGACGACGGGCGCAAACTCCTGCATGATGGCGTAGACCCGTGACAACGGGTGCCCGAACCAATAAAAGTTGCCTGTGTCCAGCGTCAAGCCCAAGCGGGGCGAACCGACGGCGTCCAACACTGCCCGCAAAAACTCGGGGCGGTTACCCAACGCCCCGTGATTTTCAATACCCAAGTCCACCGCCGCGTCGCCCGTCGCGTCCAGCACCCGCTTGATATGCTCGGCGAACAGGTGTGTCACTCGCTCTTGTCCCATTCCCTCCCA
It encodes the following:
- the nfi gene encoding Endonuclease V, giving the protein MRAKLHHRWDLSVDDAKRLQWELSAQVMEDDALPETVRYVAGADVHPAGSDRMHAVVCVLTFPDLQLVEVAHAVVPVTFPYVPGLLAFRESPAVLAAFEQLRHDPDVALFDAQGRAHPRHFGLACHMGVLLDLPSIGCAKSRLYGRADEPPHERGAMTPLIDPVDGRILGMVVRTKPFTPPVYVSVGHKVSLETAVQFVLRCTKDGQRLPEPLRLAHFHARQRPPESPTAQHTLF
- the folP gene encoding Dihydropteroate synthase; translated protein: MWRCCSRHALPLGERTLVMGIVNVTPDSFSGDSVLDPEAAAQRAWRLVEDGADIVDIGGESTRPGSQPVSVDEELRRILPVLERLAATGFPVPISVDTYKPVVAQQALDAGACIVNDIFGLRQPGMLEVVAAYRPAVVIMHMQGTPQRMQLNPTYSDCVREIAEFLERQAAVAQQAGLPRDRIIVDPGIGFGKTVAHNLEILRRLQEIRALGYPVLIGTSRKSFIGKVLGIETPAQRVWGTAATIAIAIANGADIVRVHDVREMVQVARMTDAVVRWRVESTGA